A single Xylella taiwanensis DNA region contains:
- a CDS encoding AbrB/MazE/SpoVT family DNA-binding domain-containing protein: MASLAVTAKGQITLKRDLLQHLGIKPGERIDFEKLPGGELRAKAARPTGTIDDFIGRHAGKVKKPMTIEEMNQIAAAGWTGEE, from the coding sequence ATGGCATCGTTGGCAGTCACAGCAAAAGGACAGATCACGCTCAAGCGGGACTTGCTGCAACACCTTGGTATCAAACCGGGAGAGCGGATTGACTTTGAAAAGTTACCCGGAGGTGAGCTTCGAGCAAAGGCGGCGCGGCCAACTGGCACGATTGATGACTTCATCGGTCGGCATGCGGGCAAGGTCAAAAAACCGATGACGATCGAGGAAATGAACCAGATTGCCGCCGCAGGCTGGACGGGCGAGGAATGA